Part of the Synergistaceae bacterium genome is shown below.
GTGATCCGCTAATGAGTATACCGAGACCAAAGCCGGAGAGATTCCGTCTCCGCAGAACAATGATGTTCATGAACGCCCAGAAGCCCGGCCTCATCAAGGATGCGTACATTTACGGCGCAGACAGCATCATGCTCGACCTTGAAGACGCTGTAGCAGAGAACCAGAAGGACAGCGCGCGCTTCTCCCTCTACCATGCTCTGAAAGAAATCGATTACGGTGATACAGAAGTCATCGTGAGAATCAACGGCCTTGACACTCCGCACTGGAGGGAAGACATCAGGGTATGCGTTGCCGGCGGAGCAGACGGAATCCGTATCGCGAAGACCGAATCGGCAAAGGATGTCCAGATTGTTGACGAGGCAGTTACCGAAGCAGAGAAAGAATTTGGCGTTGAAGTAGGACGTACGCTCCTCATGGCGGCACTCGAGAGCCCGAAGGGAGTCCTTAACGCCGTAGAGATCTGCGCGGCCTCCCCGAGACTGTTCGGCGTGGCACTTTCCGGCGGAGACTACAGGAAGTGTATGCAGGTCAAAGTCATTCCCGGCGGAATCGAGATGCTGTTTGCACGCGGCTTCATGCTCAACGCGGCAAGAGCGGCAGGCATCCAGTGCTTCGATACGGTGTTCACGAACCTGAACGATGACGAGGGCTTCAGGGCAGAGGTTAAGCAGAATGTGGAGATGGGCTTTGACGGAAAGTCGCTCATCAACCCGAAGCAGATACCGATAGTCCACGAGATGCTTGCTCCGACGCAGAAGGAGATAGCGGAGGCCGAGAAGATAGTCCGTGCATTCCGTGAACAGGCGGACAAGGGAGTCGGAGTCTTCACGCTCGACAACGGCAAGATGATAGACATAGCCTTTGTGCCCGGCGCAGAACGCGTAATCCGGCTCGCGAAGGCCAGCGGAATTTACGAGGGGGATCTTTAATCATGAAGAACGCAGTAGGCAGAGAGATACCCGAAGAAGCATTAGCAGTACAGCTCCGTAACGGCAGGAAGTATGAGCCGTATCAGGGCAAGGGTTACAGGGACGGAAAGTACATCAAGAAGGCCGGCCCTACGAGCAAGATTTACGAGAACCCTCAGGAGAGCAAGCTCCTTCCGTCGATCCGTGATGCAGTTATTGCTTGCGGAATCAGGGACGGAATGACAGTATCCTTCCACCACCATTTCAGGAACGGTGATTACATCGTCAACATGGTCATGAAGGAGATTGTAGAGCTGGGCATCAAGGACATCACGATAGCGGCATCAAGTCTCGGAGACGCTCACGACCCGATAGCCGAATACATCGAGCAGGGAATCGTAACGGGCATCCAGACATCAGGAATACGCGGAAAGATGGGCGATGTCGTTTCTCACGGCAAGCTGAAGACACCGGCAATCCTGCGCTCGCACGGCGGACGTGTCAGGGCAATCGAGGAAGGCGACGTACACATTGATGTAGCGTTCATCGGTGCACCGACCTCCGACGAATACGGCAACGCACGCGCGCTCGGCGGAAAGGGAGACTGCGGAGTCCTCTCCTATGCAGTGCCCGACTCAGAGTACGCGGATAAAGTCGTAGTCATCACTGATACGCTCGTTCCTTACCCGAACTTCCCGCCCAGCATTCACGGCGTAAATGTTGATTACGTTGTGAAGGTCGACGAGATCGGCAACCCGAAGAAGATTGCTTCTGCGGCGGCACGCATGACCCAGAACCCCAGAGACCTCATGATGGCCGAGAACACCGCAAAAGTTATCGCGGCATGTCCGTGGTTCAAGGAGGGCTTCAGCTTCCAGACAGGCGCAGGCGGTCCCTCACTCGCTGTGAACAGATTCCTTGAGCCCTTCATGGACGAGCGCGGAATCAAAATGGCGTGGGCAATCGGCGGAATCACTTCGGCAATCTGCGAGCTCCAGCGCAAGGGCAAAGTAGGGAAGATTATCGACGTTCAGGACTTCGACACCGGCGCAATCGAGGACATCAGGACGAACCCCAACCACTTCGAGATGACAGCCAGCGAGTACGCGAACCCCGCGAACAAGGGAGCGTTCGTGAACAAGCTGGACTTCGTGGTCTTGGCCGCGCTCGAGGTTGATATTGACTTCAACGTCAACGTTATCACGGGCTCTGACGGAGTACTCAGGGGAGCACCGGGCGGACACCCCGACACTGCGGAAGGCGCGAAGTGCTGCGTAATCGTTACCCCGCTCACGAGGGGCAGGATGGCGACGATCTGCGAGCATGTTGTTACGGTAACGACACCGGGCGACTGCGTTGATGTTGTGGTTACGGATTACGGCATTGCGGTCAACCCTGCACGCAAGGACATCATCGAGGCACTCGACAAAGCCGGAATCAAGCACGTACCCATCAAGGAACTTCAGGAGAAAGCGTATTCGCTCGTCGGAAAGCCTGACGACCTGCAGTGGAAGGATAAGGTAGTGGCGATTCTTGAGGCGCGCGACGGAACGATACTTGACGTTGTGCGGGAGATAAAGCCTTACGAGGTCTAAGAAGAGTTGTTATCCCTCCTGAAACATGGAGGGAATTTCTTTGCGCTGTCATTAGAGGCCATAAATCGCAAAGATAATCAACCGTAAGCATTATCAGGACAAATCAGCTCCGTGAAACTATAATCACTCACAAATTTTTCACGAGGAGCTGACTTCATGAAACACGTCATAAAAATTGTAATCGGCATTCTCATAATTGCCGGAATATACTACGGCCTTAACACTTTCCGAGAGAACAGCACTCCCGAACCAGAACCCGAAATCGTCCGACCGGTCAGAACTGTAACACTGAGCGGAGGAGCGGGGTCATTCAGGCGCAGATACTTCGGGACAGTTCAGGGCGGCAGACGCGCAGATTTGTCGTTCAGGGTCTCGGGAACGCTCAGGAGGATTTACGTCGACAAGGGAGCATCAGTGAGAAGAGGTACTCTTCTTGCGACGCTTGACCCGCGGGACTTCAACACGAACATCAAGCAGGCACAGAGCGCGCTCTCTCAGGCACAGGCTCAGCACGAGAACGCAAAAGCAGACTTCAAGCGTTATGAGAATCTCTACAAGCAGAAGGTTATAGCCCGCGCACAGTACGACAGCTACAAGACACAGCTTGACGTAGCGCAGTCCGCAGTGAACTCCGCACAAGCGAACCTCAAGAGTGCACGTGATGCCCTCAAGGATACGGAGCTCCGCGCACCGTTCGACGGAATAATAGCCGACAGGAAGGCCGAGAACTTTCAGGACATTACGGCGAAGGAGACAATCTTCAGCCTTCAGGACTTGAGCAGCCTAGAGATTGTGTTCAACATTCCCGACAACGATATACTTCTTGCGCCGATACCCAGAGTTAGGAGCATTGACGACCTCCGCAGAAACTCTAACCTGTTCACGATGAATGCACGTTTTGACGCGATACCGGATCGAGTTTTCCCGCTCGCACTGAAGGAGATTGCGACACAGGCAACGGCCGCGAACACGTACCCTGTTACCGCGACAATGTCCCAGCAGAAAGACATACGTATCCTGCCGGGAATGGCCGTAACGGTTGAGGTGGCGTTTGCGGGCGAAGATGATGCTGTTGAGGAGAGAGACAGCTACCTTGTGCCGTCGACAGCAATTCTCAGCGAGGGAGGAAGTAATTACGTGTGGAGGTTCGCAGTCGGCCAAGTGTCGCGCGTACCCGTGAACGTCGGACAGATGCACAATGACGGCACAATAGAGATTGAGGGGAAGACGCTCAGCAATGGTGATGTCATCGTTACGGCAGGCGTATACTTCCTTCACGAAGGCCAGCGCGTGAGGCTTCAGGAGGATTAGCACATGGACATAGCAAGAGCAAGCATACAGCGTTACCGTGTCGTGATATTCATCTGCCTTCTGACGCTGGTAGGGGGAGTGATGGCGTACTTCGAGATCGGCAAGCTCGAAGACCCGTCATTCACCATAAAGACCGCCGTAGTCTCCGCTGTGTATCCGGGAGCAAGCGCGTACGAGGTTGAACAGGAAGTAACCTCGCGCCTTGAAGACGCGATTCAGGCAATGGGTGAGGTCGATGTCATACGTTCGCGTTCAACACCCGGCCTCGCAATAATCTACGTGGACATCAAGGACGAATACTCCTCAAGCGAGCTTCCGCAGGTGTGGGACAAGCTCCGCCAGAAGGTCAACGACGAGCAGGTCTACATGCCTTCAGGAGTAACTGTTCTGGTCAACAACGACTTCGGGGAAGTTTACGGCCAATACTATGCATTAGTAGGGGACGGCTACACGATGAAGGAGCTGTACGATTACGCGGACTTCCTCAAGAAAAATCTTGTGCTCGTTAAGGATGTCGCAAGAGTAGAGATTCTCGGAGAGCAGACGGAAGCAATCTATATCGAGTTCTCAGCCTCCAGAATGTCCGCGCTCGGAATATCCCCAGAAGCAATCTTCGGCGTGCTCAACCAGCAGAACACTTTATCCGAGACCGGCAGCATCACTCTGGGCAGCAGGTATATACGCGTCTCCCCGACAAGCGCGATATTCTCCGTCGACGACATAGCGGACTTAGTTATAGGCGGAACAGGAGGAAACCTTACGCGCCTCCGCGATGTTGCGACGGTCAGAAGGGATTACGAA
Proteins encoded:
- a CDS encoding efflux RND transporter periplasmic adaptor subunit, whose protein sequence is MKHVIKIVIGILIIAGIYYGLNTFRENSTPEPEPEIVRPVRTVTLSGGAGSFRRRYFGTVQGGRRADLSFRVSGTLRRIYVDKGASVRRGTLLATLDPRDFNTNIKQAQSALSQAQAQHENAKADFKRYENLYKQKVIARAQYDSYKTQLDVAQSAVNSAQANLKSARDALKDTELRAPFDGIIADRKAENFQDITAKETIFSLQDLSSLEIVFNIPDNDILLAPIPRVRSIDDLRRNSNLFTMNARFDAIPDRVFPLALKEIATQATAANTYPVTATMSQQKDIRILPGMAVTVEVAFAGEDDAVEERDSYLVPSTAILSEGGSNYVWRFAVGQVSRVPVNVGQMHNDGTIEIEGKTLSNGDVIVTAGVYFLHEGQRVRLQED
- a CDS encoding HpcH/HpaI aldolase/citrate lyase family protein — encoded protein: MSIPRPKPERFRLRRTMMFMNAQKPGLIKDAYIYGADSIMLDLEDAVAENQKDSARFSLYHALKEIDYGDTEVIVRINGLDTPHWREDIRVCVAGGADGIRIAKTESAKDVQIVDEAVTEAEKEFGVEVGRTLLMAALESPKGVLNAVEICAASPRLFGVALSGGDYRKCMQVKVIPGGIEMLFARGFMLNAARAAGIQCFDTVFTNLNDDEGFRAEVKQNVEMGFDGKSLINPKQIPIVHEMLAPTQKEIAEAEKIVRAFREQADKGVGVFTLDNGKMIDIAFVPGAERVIRLAKASGIYEGDL
- the citF gene encoding citrate lyase subunit alpha, with translation MKNAVGREIPEEALAVQLRNGRKYEPYQGKGYRDGKYIKKAGPTSKIYENPQESKLLPSIRDAVIACGIRDGMTVSFHHHFRNGDYIVNMVMKEIVELGIKDITIAASSLGDAHDPIAEYIEQGIVTGIQTSGIRGKMGDVVSHGKLKTPAILRSHGGRVRAIEEGDVHIDVAFIGAPTSDEYGNARALGGKGDCGVLSYAVPDSEYADKVVVITDTLVPYPNFPPSIHGVNVDYVVKVDEIGNPKKIASAAARMTQNPRDLMMAENTAKVIAACPWFKEGFSFQTGAGGPSLAVNRFLEPFMDERGIKMAWAIGGITSAICELQRKGKVGKIIDVQDFDTGAIEDIRTNPNHFEMTASEYANPANKGAFVNKLDFVVLAALEVDIDFNVNVITGSDGVLRGAPGGHPDTAEGAKCCVIVTPLTRGRMATICEHVVTVTTPGDCVDVVVTDYGIAVNPARKDIIEALDKAGIKHVPIKELQEKAYSLVGKPDDLQWKDKVVAILEARDGTILDVVREIKPYEV